One genomic segment of Capricornis sumatraensis isolate serow.1 chromosome X, serow.2, whole genome shotgun sequence includes these proteins:
- the TCEAL7 gene encoding LOW QUALITY PROTEIN: transcription elongation factor A protein-like 7 (The sequence of the model RefSeq protein was modified relative to this genomic sequence to represent the inferred CDS: substituted 1 base at 1 genomic stop codon): MQKSCKENEGTPKWNVPKRQEECSYGEFQHQQTEGNFRXRLLQSLEEFKKDIDFRHFKDEEITREGDGMERRLEEIRGLRKKCRALLSNRRHSRDRPYPI; encoded by the coding sequence ATGCAAAAATCTtgcaaagaaaatgaaggaaCACCCAAATGGAATGTGCCAAAGAGACAGGAAGAGTGCTCCTATGGAGAGTTCCAACACCAGCAAACAGAAGGGAATTTTAGGTAAAGGCTGCTTCAGTCTCTCGAGGAATTTAAAAAGGACATAGACTTTAGGCATTTTAAGGATGAAGAAATAACAAGAGAGGGAGATGGGATGGAAAGGCGTTTGGAAGAGATAAGGGGTCTGAGAAAGAAATGTAGGGCTCTGCTTTCTAACCGTAGGCATTCTCGAGACCGTCCATATCCCATTTAA